The following nucleotide sequence is from Podospora bellae-mahoneyi strain CBS 112042 chromosome 1 map unlocalized CBS112042p_1, whole genome shotgun sequence.
CATCCACCCAGGTGACCTTCAGAAGGAGCTGTTCACTGATTCCGGCGCTGGCACCTTGATCCGCCGCGGCAGCAAACTCCTCTCGGCTACCAGCCTGTGTGAGTTCAAGGATCTCGATGCGCTCAAGTCGGTTCTGGTTAGGGATCGTGAGGGTCCCGACGCGAAGGAGACTGTTGACAAGTACCTTGAGTACCTGAACGAGAACGATTTCAAGGCCTACTATGACGGCGACATGAACGCTCTTGCCATTGTCCTTCCTGCCAAGGATGGTCGTCAAGCCACTCTTGCTACGCTGACCATAACCAAGTCTGGCTGGTTGACGAACGTTGCTGACAACATCTTCACTGttctcaagaaggagcaCCCTTCGCTTGTATGGACCGtgaaggaggacgatgagaaCCTTGGCTGGTTTTTTGACAAGGCCGACGGGAGCATCACTCGCGATGGCGACGTGATGTTCTGGTATGGCATTGACAACGGTGACGAGATCATGCGCTTGATGAAGGATTTCACCCTGAATGGTCGTGCTATGCTCGGCGATTCTAACCTCGAGTCGCGCCTGCACCGTGCTGCCAAGACCGGCTCCAAGCCGTTCGCTCAGCAAACCCGGAGCTACTCCACCCTGGCTCGCCGTCCCGTCATATCCGCCCCTGCCTTCGGTCTCAACACTGGGAGAGGATATGTTACCCagaccaaccccaaccctcccattGGCAAGAAGAATGCCTCCAAGGAGGGCCCTGCGAGGGTAGCCCTCATTGGTGCTCGTGGTTACACAGGCCAGGAGCTCGTCCGCCTCCTCGACTCTCATCCCAACATGGATCTCCGCCATGTCTCGTCCCGTGAGCTTGCGGGccagaagctggagggctATAACAAGAGCGAAGTCATCTACGAGAGCTTGAGCCCCGACGATGTTCGTGACATGGAGAAGCGTGGCGACATCGACTGCTGGGTCATGGCTCTCCCCAACGGTGTTTGCAAGCCTTTTGTCGAGGCTGTCTACGAGGGCCGCAAGGGCTCCAACCACAAGAGCGTTATCGTCGATCTTTCTGCCGACTACCGCTTCGACAATTCGTGGACCTATGGTCTTCCCGAGCTCGTCCAGAGAAACAACATCGCGGATGCCACTCAGATTGCCAACCCCGGTTGCTATGCTACCGCTGCCCAGCTCGGCATTGCCCCCCTCGTTGAGCACCTTGGCGGTATGCCTCACATCTTTGGTGTTTCCGGTTACTCCGGCGCCGGTACCAAGCCTTCTCCCAAGAACGATGTCgacaacctcaccaacaacctcatcccttACAGCTTGACTGGCCACATTCACGAGCGTGAGGTCAGCAGCCAGCTCGGCGCTCAGGTTGCCTTCATTCCCCACGTCGCCGTTTGGTTCCGTGGTatccaccacaccatctcTATCCCCCTCAAGCAGAGCATGACCTCACGTGACATTCGTCAGATCTACCAGGACAGATACGCTGGCGAGAAGCTCGTCAAGGTTGTTGGCGAGGCCCCTCTTGTCAAGAACATCAGCGGCAAGCACGGTGTTGAGATTGGTGGTTTCGAGGTTGACAAGACTGGGAAGCGTGTCGTTGTTTGCGCTACTATTGACAACCTTCTCAAGGGTGCCGCTACTCAGTGCTTGCGTAAGTTCATTCACTCTGGATTATCTACAGGACTCTGACGCTAACATCGTGATCAGAAAACATGAACCTTGCTCTTGGCTATGCTGAATATGAGGGCATCCCCATCATGTAAGATGCAGAAACAAGTCTTCTAAAGCACACtcgtatatatatatttttgCAAGCAGGTTCTGGTGTTGTTCACCAAGGGGTGCCATCCCCATCGATTGCCACTCATTGTTAGCGGGAGAAAGCTTTTCTTGGGTTTCATGTTCATGTTCATTCCGTACGGATTATACATATTTGatgcgatggtggtggacacTTTGGGTTTCCTTGTTGTCTTATGGAGTTCAAGGGGAACTCGAAAAACGGTTATTCGGCTGGCATTTGAAGAAAGAAGCGGGTTTGTTTTGAACTCGGATGGTTAGTTTTTGTAAAAAGCTGTATGGAGAAAAGCGTTTCTagaagcagcaacagggggcggttgtgatgatgagctgggtGGAGTTGTGTCGGTTATATCTAGCGAAGCACTTGACTCAATTGGGTAGGTCAATTGCAAAGCTGGTTATCATTCGTCAATTGAGCTGATCAAGGTTTATTTACGGCCTTTGTCTCCAACATCAGAATCTGAAGGTGGCGGGTTACTGTGTActgttgaagaggttgcGGCGAGGTTGAATGTGCCGGTTCAACGCTCTTTCCGCCAGTTGAGCTTACAAGTAGACCAGATAAGGTGAGAAGGCACAGCAAACGCCCAGTGGCAACTCCTGCTTCCAAAGGGTAGGTGAGGTCAAGTGTGGAGACCTCTGAACACCTGATAAACCGTCCgggtttcttcttttgctttgaTGTTTTTCCCGCATCTTTTTGAGCCCCTCTTGTCAAAGCCTACCCCTCCATTGCTTTTCGAGTCATCTCCACCACTCAGCCGGTAGCATCACGTTCTCGTCGCCAGAAGTCGGATTCCTCGGCTTATAACTTTGGCTCTTATCGTCACACTTTTTGGGAATTTTCATTCACTTCTTTGTTACAAGTCCTGAGACGAAGTCATACTCGACTTACGTCACCAATACAGAAAACTTTCAGTAACCGTCGAGTTCCACAACACCACAGTTCAAAATGATGGACCTCCCCATCGACCACGGCCACCTCGAGCACCTCTTGCCTGCCTCATGGAAAACCTCCATCACGGCCTGGCTGGCAGAGGACACCCCCTCCTTTGACGTCGGcggcttcgtcgtcggctcCGACCTCCGCACCGCCACCCTGTGGGGAAAATCCTCCGGCATCCTGGCGGGcgtccccttcttcaacgaaGTCTTCACCCAGTGCGGCTGCACGGTCGAGTGGCACGCCCGCGAGGGCTCCCACGTGGAGACGCACGGGGGTAAAAAGGCACTGGCTACCGTCACGGGACCTGCACATGGGCTTTTGGAGGGCGAGCGTGTCGCTCTGAACATCCTTGCGCGGTGCTCGGGGGTTGCGACCATGAGCAGGCGGCTGCTGGTTAACCTGCGGAGCGCGGGGTACAAGGGGATTTTGGCggggacgaggaagacgacgCCGGGGTTTAGGCTGGTGGAAAAGTATGGGATGCTGGTTGGGGGGGCGGATACTCACAGGATGGATTTGAGCACAATGACGATGTTGAAGGATAATCATGTGTGGAGCCGGGGGAGTATTACGCAGGCGGTGAAGGCTGCGAAGGCGGCGGGGGGGTTTAGTttgaaggtggaggtggaggtacagagtgaggaggaggcggacgagGCGATTAGGGCGGGGGCGGATGTGATTATGCTGGATAATTTTaccggggagggggtgaaggttgCAGCGCGGAgtttgagggagaggtggaagggTGAGAGGGAGTTTTTGTTGGAGGTTTcgggggggttgacggaggATAATGCGGAGAGTTATATTTGCAATGGTGAGTTTTCTTTGGGTTGTGAGGGGGATGGATATCTTCTAACGGCGGTGAAAAACAGATATCGATATCCTTTCTACGAGCTCGATTCATCAGGGGGTGCGCCATATTGACTTTTCGCTGAAGATTAACGTGGAAAAGGGCCAGGGCCCCGAGGTGGCTAGCTGAATGTTAGGGGTCTCAGAGGTCTTTTCTCATCAACAGCTATATTTCTGCACATGATTGGGTTTGTCGATTAGCGATTAGACATGTTCATGGCTAGCAGGGGCAGGCAGATGGCCTGACGCATAACAACAGaagtttcttttttggttgACAGCTCAAACTCCCTTGTTGGATGAGATATTCCGCGGAGAGGCTTCCTGCAAGGAACTTGATCAGATGCAGATGCTTGTTGCATGTGGTTGGTTTCTGCCTGGCTCCTTACCTGTGGTAGTCTCCGTTTAGAAGGAAATCCAATATTGCTGGCAATACCACCCACCCTCCGGCCATGCAGAACCCCCTGCAGCAAGAATTAATTTCTTCTACTTTTCGTCCGTCCAGGCTGGAGGATGCCCGGGGTCCGGGGTCTCCGACACGGCAGATACCCCTGTTCCCACGTGGCTATCCCGATGtcccttttctctttccggTAGTTATACGTTTCGGGGAACAGTGATGCTCGGCTGCGGCacaggagatggagggatGGCCATGAGGCAGCAGGGAATCTAtgtgagggggtgggataTTCATATTCGATCATCATAGGAGAGACGGGGGTGCCTAGTTATTGTTTTGGAGTAACCACACCCCTTATGTTGCTTTGGCGGAAGGCCATGTTTTGGATAGTCACAAGACTGAGCTGGTTGTTAGGTCTTTTGTGGGTTACCAAGTAAGTTACTTAAGGTAAAACAGATCTGGTTTGCATCAGGATGAGCTTGTATCAAGTTCCAAAGTACAAAACCGGATACGGGCATCGTTGTAAAAGAGTTCATTAGAAAGAGGCACAAAATAGAAAATAAATCCAGAATCTGTATTCTGACCCCCGGGTCTACCAATCTTCGTAGTCATAGTGCTCCAAGAGAATTcccgccatcctccccagTTCCCTTTGCTTCCAATCACAGTAATTATCCTCGTGTCTGGGTGTACACCCTGCCAATATCTCGTCCCTCTAATGCTTACCGATCTCCTCTGAGTAGTCTTCTATGGTGCGTTGAACTGCAGTCATGACACTGTTCCACATATCCAAGCTGGTTGTGTCACTTATTCTTTCATTCCGCCTCAGGTCACAGATATCGACTGAGACCTGACGAACAAAACTCCGCCTATCATCGCTATCTCCCATCTGCTCTCGGAACAAGGTGTGGGAGACTGGATTTTGCTTTGCGTAGAGCTGGAGATGGTAGTATACAAGCCAGAAGGTTTCGTCTGGCGTGCTCCAAGGAATTGCCTGATAGCTGAGTCTCTTGATCAGTTCTATCATAGGGCCTGGAGGGTTGTCCTTCGGTGGCGGCAAAAGATGGATGTGAGAGCACCACCGCCTGCATAATTCCAACTCGTGCCTGGTGGCCTGGAAGATATCAAGCCACGGCATCTTGAGGAATTGAATAGAGACCGTCTCTTCTGTGCACCATACCGTGGATGTGTgtcccccccaaacaacgTCCATCACCGGACCCACCACAATCGAGCGTGAATGGTGACGGGGTTCAAAGCCATAACGCTTTGCATCTCTGGCTTCGCTCACCCCCAGTGGCGAATAGTAGCCGTATGGTAAAAACCAAACGTCTCGCAGAAAGTCTTCCAACTTCCAACGTGCCTTGTGATAACGCTCATCTTCACACAGTCTCTGGTTGATAACACCCTTGGAGCGCGAGGGGGTCCAATCTACGCAGTAGCCGAGTTCTGTATCCTCGTAGAGGCCGTATTAATCTGCTCTGTAAATTTCAAGACACAAGTTCACATATCCCTCGGTCCTACGGCTCATCACCTTGCGGCCAGGGTCATGTTGCAGTAGGTTTAACAGCCACTCTACCATGAGGGCGGGGGTATCTATCCTCTTCTGATTCGGTCATTTCGTCGTGATCCACactggtaggtaggtggtgatCGATAAAACGCAGCCGAAAGGGGATGAACAGATCGGGGTGCTGAGTAGATCGAGGCGAGGTTGTCCAAGTACGTGGATTTGCAGCTTGATTGTGAGTATCGGCAGGAATTATTTGTCCAAATTCAGGATTTTGTGGGCTTCATGTAGTGGTGGCCTTACCAAAACTTAAAGTTTTATTTGTTTCAGAGTATCCTTTTGGCCGGGGCTTGATTGTACTTGCCTATTGAGTTCCTGGATAGCAGCCAAACGGAAACGGCAATGCTCTTTTCATCAGGAAGTTGTCCGAGGAAAGAGCATCTCATGTCTGTCTCAAGATTGGAATGACTCCTCTTAACCACCTTGAGTTTGAGTTTTACTTCTTTTGCAACCCACTGACAATATTCTCGCGTGCCAGTAACCTCTGAGCCATCAAGAGATCGTATTGGCGCAACTTACACCCTCATCGTCGCTCGTTCCAAGCAGCAAGAGTCGGAAACAGCAATGCTCACTCTGACCTTCCTTAGCAGCCGCAGTCCACTCAGATAGTCAGCCAGCAGCTTCCACTTGCAGAAGACTCGGGAGTCGGGTTAAGCTCCGTGGTCCTCCAGCAAGAACCGGGCCAAGCTCCACAAAAGCACGAGACAACAAGGAAGAAATGATCTTCCCAAGCATCTACAGGGGCTTGTTTCGAATATTCCGCAGCTCCTCTCCTATCATATATGATCAACCACTTTGAACGGCTCTTTTCGCTTTTGCTTTTAAACCTGGCTGCAGATGCATGGTACagcgcccccccccccctcaatgGCGGCCGCTCAACCCCACAAAATAAGCACGGAAAAAGCAGCCTGCCAGTTCCCTTGGGCACAAAAAGACGGAGCTATCTCCGAGTCTTCTTCACGAATTAAGCAGGCCGAAGCCTTGTCgattttcttcttccttttgAACTCTCCCACCAATTACCCCCTGTCAGCTCTTCTAATGCAAGCTGCAGCTAGCAACGCTCAGGGGCCCCTGAAACTGCAGTGCTGTATGTAAAGATAACCGACAACACCCTTCTGGGGGCTGCTGATGGCTGCGAAGAACCAAAACTCGCCTGCGATTGGATCTTGAGTATGTCACCTTCAGGACTCGAAACATGTTGTTACTGTATCTTGACTTGCACGAGATATCGACGCAGATGGGCAATGCATGTTTCTAGTCTAGGGTACCTACGTATCTGAAGCACCACATGCTTCCTCGTCGGATGCCTGATTCGACGTTTTCATGAACGCATTCGTTCAGAAGGATGAGCCATTCGAGGTTTAGCAGCATCCCCACAGATCGCGCGCAAAAAGTCTGTATACTTCAACAAGGGCGTCGCACAGTGGGCATCTCCCACCCAGGTGCCTACCAACCACACCCGGTCGCTTCTCACATTCACATTCTGTACTTACGCCCCGCAACTCCGCCCCCCTGACAAACGTCACGCTCGAtcagagaaggaggaggggtctCCCAATTTCCACGTGGCTAGGTTGCATTGAAGGATCATGTACCTGGTATGTTGTCAAGATGCTTGCCTCCGGTTTATCTACCCCCTGCTTTATACATTGATGGCGTACTACGAGATGCATCTGTCAAATGTCAATTTGTTTGACTTTTGATTTGTGGAGTTTGATGTCTCAGCTTCTGCAGCTGGGTAATTTCACATGCGGACCCCAATGGCACTTCATTTTTAAGTGCGCAGTTGATACTGGGACTGGGAGggctgttgatggtgttttcGACATCAGTcctatcccccccccccctc
It contains:
- the BNA6 gene encoding nicotinate-nucleotide diphosphorylase (carboxylating) (COG:H; EggNog:ENOG503NUQX); this translates as MMDLPIDHGHLEHLLPASWKTSITAWLAEDTPSFDVGGFVVGSDLRTATLWGKSSGILAGVPFFNEVFTQCGCTVEWHAREGSHVETHGGKKALATVTGPAHGLLEGERVALNILARCSGVATMSRRLLVNLRSAGYKGILAGTRKTTPGFRLVEKYGMLVGGADTHRMDLSTMTMLKDNHVWSRGSITQAVKAAKAAGGFSLKVEVEVQSEEEADEAIRAGADVIMLDNFTGEGVKVAARSLRERWKGEREFLLEVSGGLTEDNAESYICNDIDILSTSSIHQGVRHIDFSLKINVEKGQGPEVAS
- the ARG6 gene encoding Protein arg-6, mitochondrial (COG:E; EggNog:ENOG503NW51), giving the protein MLSATAVALRAGARRTVRRLPGKTRAIPVAASLRRQRPFSTSATRKTDLTTRGMIVQTLSSVGSKREVQQYLSLFTSVSSQRFAVIKVGGAILTDYLDELCSSLAFLYTVGLYPVIVHGAGPQLNSLLEQAGVEPQFEEGIRVTDVKTLRVARDLFMRENLKLVNKLEEKGVHAQPLTIGMFRAEYLNKEKWGLVGKVTGVNKQAIETAISNGYLPILTSMAETDDGQILNVNADVAAAELARALEPLKVVYLSEKGGLFDAAGQKISAINLDEEFDHLMSQEWVKYGTRLKIKEIKELLDTLPRATSVAIIHPGDLQKELFTDSGAGTLIRRGSKLLSATSLCEFKDLDALKSVLVRDREGPDAKETVDKYLEYLNENDFKAYYDGDMNALAIVLPAKDGRQATLATLTITKSGWLTNVADNIFTVLKKEHPSLVWTVKEDDENLGWFFDKADGSITRDGDVMFWYGIDNGDEIMRLMKDFTLNGRAMLGDSNLESRLHRAAKTGSKPFAQQTRSYSTLARRPVISAPAFGLNTGRGYVTQTNPNPPIGKKNASKEGPARVALIGARGYTGQELVRLLDSHPNMDLRHVSSRELAGQKLEGYNKSEVIYESLSPDDVRDMEKRGDIDCWVMALPNGVCKPFVEAVYEGRKGSNHKSVIVDLSADYRFDNSWTYGLPELVQRNNIADATQIANPGCYATAAQLGIAPLVEHLGGMPHIFGVSGYSGAGTKPSPKNDVDNLTNNLIPYSLTGHIHEREVSSQLGAQVAFIPHVAVWFRGIHHTISIPLKQSMTSRDIRQIYQDRYAGEKLVKVVGEAPLVKNISGKHGVEIGGFEVDKTGKRVVVCATIDNLLKGAATQCLQNMNLALGYAEYEGIPIM